The following coding sequences lie in one Alloacidobacterium dinghuense genomic window:
- a CDS encoding tetratricopeptide repeat protein, giving the protein MPNMPGMSGGEHHHHDDAPLSTEKLGQVHFPVSCAAKSQAPFERGIALLHSFGYTLAEQQFESIAESDPTCAMAHWGVAMSQFHELWGRPDAEALKTGASEMMKAREIAAKTKITPREQAYIGALSDFYRLAPESFQKGADAYAMGMSKLHAAYPDDTEGAAFYALSLLADVAPNDTSLTNERHALVILKPLFEKNPDHPGLAHYIIHTCDTPALAGEGLEAAKVYAKIAPSSPHALHMPSHIFSRLGMWQDSISSNLASVAASEKDEAEHMPGVAHQMHADEFLVYAYLQTGQDEKARELTYQMRSIGEHIAALPGHDDMKDSGAYFDNELRVIYNMEMHDWKTLAALQVDPGKPHGDRFSEFDIYWGWAVAAGHLHDSKLAAQALVKYDEALAWMKKSPYADDVDGAQIRRNEIVGWQAFVVGLPEAAIAAMSKAAAQQDKLGQGEVDIPAREMLGDLLLSLGRPEQALAEYKLALKLSPNRLNGLLSAGATAEATGDTALARSYYEQVARNTENGAHTSRPAVAHAVQFGVDHPEVAVK; this is encoded by the coding sequence ATGCCGAACATGCCGGGGATGTCGGGTGGGGAGCATCATCACCATGACGATGCTCCTTTGAGCACCGAGAAGCTGGGGCAGGTGCACTTTCCGGTTTCGTGCGCGGCGAAGTCGCAGGCTCCGTTTGAGCGCGGCATTGCACTTCTGCACTCGTTTGGATACACGCTGGCTGAGCAGCAGTTCGAAAGCATTGCCGAGAGTGATCCGACGTGCGCGATGGCGCACTGGGGCGTTGCGATGTCGCAGTTCCATGAATTGTGGGGGCGTCCGGATGCGGAGGCGCTGAAGACGGGCGCGAGCGAAATGATGAAGGCTCGTGAGATTGCGGCGAAGACGAAGATCACGCCGCGCGAGCAGGCTTATATAGGTGCGCTGAGCGACTTTTATCGTCTTGCGCCAGAGAGCTTCCAGAAGGGCGCCGATGCTTATGCGATGGGGATGAGCAAACTGCATGCGGCTTATCCGGACGATACGGAGGGCGCGGCATTTTATGCCTTGTCGCTGTTGGCCGATGTTGCGCCGAACGATACATCTTTGACGAACGAGCGGCATGCGCTGGTGATCCTGAAGCCGCTGTTTGAGAAGAATCCGGATCATCCGGGACTGGCGCATTACATTATTCACACCTGCGATACGCCTGCGCTTGCAGGCGAGGGTCTGGAGGCGGCGAAGGTGTATGCCAAGATCGCGCCATCGTCGCCGCATGCGCTGCATATGCCGAGCCACATCTTTTCGCGGCTGGGGATGTGGCAGGATTCCATTTCGTCGAATCTGGCTTCGGTGGCGGCTTCAGAGAAAGACGAGGCTGAGCATATGCCGGGCGTCGCGCACCAGATGCATGCCGATGAATTTCTTGTCTATGCGTATCTGCAGACGGGGCAGGATGAGAAAGCTCGTGAGCTGACGTACCAGATGCGGTCGATTGGCGAGCATATCGCCGCGCTGCCGGGGCACGATGACATGAAGGACTCAGGTGCGTATTTCGATAACGAGCTGCGCGTCATCTACAACATGGAGATGCATGACTGGAAGACGCTGGCGGCGTTGCAGGTTGATCCGGGCAAGCCACATGGGGACCGCTTCTCTGAGTTCGACATTTACTGGGGGTGGGCTGTTGCGGCCGGGCACCTGCATGATTCGAAGCTGGCGGCGCAGGCACTGGTGAAGTACGACGAAGCTCTGGCGTGGATGAAGAAGTCGCCCTACGCCGATGACGTCGACGGTGCGCAGATTCGGCGGAACGAGATTGTGGGGTGGCAGGCGTTTGTTGTGGGCCTTCCGGAGGCGGCGATTGCCGCGATGAGCAAGGCTGCCGCCCAGCAGGACAAACTGGGGCAGGGCGAGGTGGATATTCCGGCGCGCGAGATGCTCGGAGATCTGCTGCTCTCGCTGGGCAGGCCGGAGCAGGCGTTGGCTGAGTACAAACTTGCGCTGAAGCTGAGTCCGAATCGGCTCAATGGGCTGCTGAGCGCTGGTGCTACAGCCGAGGCTACTGGTGATACCGCGCTGGCGCGTTCGTATTACGAGCAAGTGGCTCGGAATACGGAGAACGGAGCGCATACGAGCCGTCCAGCGGTGGCGCATGCGGTGCAGTTTGGGGTGGATCATCCGGAGGTGGCGGTGAAGTAG
- a CDS encoding IS481 family transposase, which translates to MDVREQRVRFVVAALRRERSLSSLCREFGISRPTGRLWVERYRAGGVEAIAERSRRPLHSPQQTAPEVEGRVIELRLRYPDWGARKLQVLLEQCGTRLPASTIHRILLRHQLVRPEDRHRPAPRRFERAAPNELWQMDFKGPKSWHQPIGPLSILDDHSRYVIALEAVGSTQAEPVRVRLEHAFQECGLPEAMLMDHGVPWWSWAGPQAATTGLALWLIKQGIRLCWSGIGHPQTQGKVERFHGALERALTRRGLRGHAPQQWLDRYRWEHNHLRPHEALGMQTPASRWRPSERRYDPNPPRWQYPEGAWVLKVDCQGKLEIADTKWRIGRALAGEWVQILPVEQRLQVYYCNTLIRELDPAIQRSTIVERWIPAQNPRP; encoded by the coding sequence ATGGACGTGCGGGAACAGCGGGTGCGGTTTGTGGTGGCGGCGTTGCGCCGTGAGCGGAGCTTGAGCAGCTTATGCCGGGAGTTTGGCATCTCGCGTCCAACTGGGCGGCTGTGGGTCGAGCGCTATCGGGCTGGCGGGGTGGAAGCCATCGCGGAACGCAGCCGACGCCCCCTGCACAGTCCACAGCAGACCGCGCCGGAGGTGGAAGGGCGTGTGATCGAGCTACGCCTCCGCTATCCCGACTGGGGTGCGCGCAAACTGCAGGTATTGCTCGAGCAATGCGGGACACGTTTGCCCGCAAGCACCATCCATCGCATTCTGCTGCGCCATCAACTGGTGCGCCCCGAGGACCGGCATCGCCCCGCGCCCAGGCGCTTCGAGCGGGCCGCGCCCAACGAGCTGTGGCAGATGGATTTCAAGGGTCCCAAGTCGTGGCACCAGCCGATCGGACCGCTTTCCATCCTGGATGATCACAGCCGTTATGTGATCGCGCTGGAGGCGGTGGGCAGCACCCAGGCCGAGCCGGTCCGTGTGCGGCTGGAGCATGCCTTTCAAGAGTGCGGTCTGCCCGAGGCCATGCTGATGGATCACGGCGTGCCCTGGTGGAGTTGGGCCGGACCACAGGCGGCGACGACAGGACTGGCGCTGTGGCTGATCAAACAGGGCATACGCCTCTGCTGGAGCGGCATCGGGCATCCGCAGACGCAAGGCAAGGTGGAGCGCTTTCACGGCGCGCTGGAACGCGCGCTCACCCGGCGTGGACTGCGTGGCCACGCGCCCCAGCAGTGGCTGGACCGCTATCGCTGGGAGCACAACCATCTGCGTCCGCACGAAGCCCTGGGCATGCAGACTCCAGCCAGCCGCTGGCGCCCCAGTGAGCGGCGCTACGATCCCAACCCGCCGCGCTGGCAGTACCCCGAGGGAGCCTGGGTACTGAAGGTCGACTGTCAAGGCAAGCTGGAGATCGCCGATACCAAGTGGCGCATCGGTCGCGCTCTGGCCGGTGAATGGGTGCAGATCCTCCCTGTCGAACAGCGGCTCCAGGTCTATTACTGCAACACCCTGATCCGGGAACTCGATCCCGCCATCCAACGCTCGACGATCGTCGAGCGTTGGATACCAGCTCAAAACCCTCGACCCTAA
- a CDS encoding peroxiredoxin has protein sequence MLGIGEKFPIYSVTATVSRDKNKAFETITNESYPGKWKVYFFWPKDFTFVCPTEIAAFGKINNEFQDRDTQVLGGSVDSEFVHLAWRNNHDDLKDLPFPMLADVKRDLCEQLGILDPAAGVAQRATYIVDPEGIIRFVYVTDLSVGRNPQEVLRVLDALQTDELCPCNWQKGEETLVA, from the coding sequence ATGTTAGGTATCGGCGAGAAGTTTCCTATCTATTCGGTCACTGCTACGGTCAGCCGCGATAAAAACAAGGCCTTTGAAACAATCACGAACGAGAGCTATCCGGGCAAGTGGAAGGTGTATTTCTTCTGGCCAAAGGATTTCACTTTTGTTTGTCCTACGGAGATTGCTGCTTTCGGAAAGATCAACAATGAGTTTCAGGATCGCGATACGCAGGTGCTGGGCGGTAGCGTGGATTCCGAATTTGTGCATCTTGCTTGGCGCAACAACCATGATGATCTGAAGGATCTGCCTTTCCCCATGCTGGCTGATGTGAAGCGTGATCTCTGCGAGCAGCTTGGGATTCTCGATCCCGCAGCCGGCGTGGCGCAGCGCGCGACGTACATCGTCGATCCTGAGGGCATCATTCGTTTCGTGTACGTGACGGATCTTTCGGTGGGCCGCAATCCGCAGGAAGTGCTGCGCGTTCTGGATGCATTGCAGACTGACGAGCTCTGCCCCTGCAACTGGCAGAAGGGCGAAGAGACTTTAGTCGCTTAG
- a CDS encoding carboxymuconolactone decarboxylase family protein: protein MQLDQLIDGLPVYAKDLKLNYSSLVRQNQELTPQQLWGTVVASAIATRNPELTEAALEEGAKQLSAQALDAAKAAAAVMGMNNIYYRFLHLTSNEKYSTLPSRLRMNVMRTHGVDHNDFELWSLAVSAINGCGKCVDSHEKVVREKGVSEETVLAVVRVASIVHAIGAVLDAERVAQPEAVAV from the coding sequence ATGCAATTGGATCAGTTGATTGACGGGCTTCCGGTTTATGCGAAGGACCTGAAGCTGAATTATTCGAGTCTTGTGCGGCAGAATCAGGAACTCACTCCGCAGCAGCTTTGGGGTACGGTGGTGGCGAGCGCGATTGCCACGCGCAATCCTGAGCTGACGGAGGCGGCGCTGGAAGAGGGTGCAAAGCAACTTTCGGCGCAGGCGCTTGATGCGGCGAAGGCTGCGGCGGCGGTGATGGGGATGAATAACATCTACTACCGTTTTCTTCACCTCACTTCGAACGAAAAGTACTCGACCTTGCCATCGCGTTTGCGCATGAACGTCATGCGCACGCATGGCGTCGATCACAACGACTTCGAGCTATGGTCGCTGGCGGTGTCGGCGATCAACGGCTGCGGCAAGTGTGTGGATTCACACGAGAAAGTTGTTCGCGAGAAAGGCGTAAGCGAGGAGACGGTGCTGGCAGTGGTGCGTGTCGCCTCCATCGTTCATGCGATCGGGGCTGTTCTCGATGCGGAGCGCGTGGCCCAGCCGGAGGCTGTGGCTGTTTAG
- a CDS encoding DUF2203 domain-containing protein codes for MKTFSLDEAQSLLPVLESLLKRAIEGKKSAEEKEAELHELRQRIFLSGGMMVNVISATRQRAEIDKFVQQAKDAVAEIDSIGVQVKDLETGLLDFPHMIDGEIVLLCWKMGESRIDYWHTVDAGFRGRQPIDERFGRSKPERPN; via the coding sequence ATGAAGACCTTCAGCCTCGATGAGGCGCAATCGCTGCTGCCGGTGCTCGAATCGCTGCTGAAGCGGGCCATCGAGGGCAAGAAAAGCGCGGAGGAGAAAGAGGCGGAGCTGCATGAGTTGCGGCAACGCATCTTTCTCTCGGGCGGCATGATGGTGAATGTGATCTCTGCGACGCGCCAGCGGGCGGAGATCGACAAATTTGTGCAGCAGGCCAAGGACGCTGTGGCTGAGATTGATTCGATCGGCGTCCAGGTGAAGGATCTCGAGACTGGGCTGCTGGATTTTCCGCACATGATTGATGGAGAGATTGTCCTGCTGTGCTGGAAGATGGGCGAGTCTCGGATTGATTACTGGCATACGGTGGATGCGGGGTTTCGCGGGCGCCAGCCGATTGATGAGCGGTTTGGGCGGAGCAAGCCTGAGCGGCCGAATTGA
- a CDS encoding OmpA family protein: MLLVTSVPLFAEGPSEAFTDDAYWVDFWSKPMVALYGPEEEAFNANMHEIRFAHDRFNHAVDESALNADIQWLKDHPSDRFFIDGYTSATGTEAYNLRLSGERAWWVRQVMIRKGIAEDRIVLAVPWGELYPACLENTEECHAKNRVVRFTYRPN; the protein is encoded by the coding sequence ATGCTCCTCGTGACCAGTGTCCCGCTATTTGCAGAAGGTCCTTCAGAAGCATTCACGGATGATGCCTATTGGGTTGATTTCTGGTCAAAACCAATGGTGGCTCTCTATGGTCCCGAGGAGGAAGCCTTCAACGCAAACATGCACGAAATCAGGTTTGCTCATGATCGCTTTAACCATGCTGTGGACGAGAGTGCGTTGAATGCCGATATCCAATGGTTGAAGGATCATCCAAGTGATCGCTTCTTCATCGACGGTTACACCTCTGCGACGGGCACCGAGGCCTACAATCTGAGACTCTCGGGAGAACGAGCGTGGTGGGTCAGACAAGTGATGATACGCAAGGGAATTGCGGAGGATCGGATCGTGCTGGCCGTGCCATGGGGGGAGTTATATCCAGCTTGTTTAGAAAACACCGAGGAGTGCCATGCCAAGAACCGGGTTGTCCGGTTCACTTACCGTCCAAATTGA
- a CDS encoding Fur family transcriptional regulator encodes MNTVEAQEFREMCENAGLAVTHQRHVIYEILKNMHGHPSPEEVYARVKRRIPSISLATVYKNLHLFIESGIFHEVSLHHGSLRVETNHRPHHHLVCTRCKSISDIDAKELGLAAKHGKLPGGFLAQRYAVDVLGLCAECQRKAD; translated from the coding sequence GTGAACACGGTTGAGGCGCAGGAATTTCGTGAGATGTGCGAGAACGCTGGGCTTGCGGTGACGCATCAGCGGCATGTCATTTACGAGATTCTTAAGAATATGCACGGGCATCCCAGCCCGGAAGAAGTGTATGCGCGCGTGAAGCGCAGAATTCCGTCGATCTCACTTGCGACGGTTTACAAGAATCTTCATCTATTTATAGAGAGCGGAATTTTTCACGAGGTGAGCTTGCATCATGGCTCGCTGCGCGTGGAAACGAATCACAGACCGCATCATCACCTGGTTTGCACGCGGTGCAAATCGATTTCAGACATCGATGCAAAAGAGCTAGGGCTGGCTGCGAAGCATGGCAAGCTGCCCGGCGGTTTTCTTGCGCAACGCTATGCAGTCGATGTGTTGGGGCTGTGCGCCGAGTGCCAGCGGAAGGCTGATTAG
- a CDS encoding ion channel encodes MMHYTKTRVAGRFPMIDIQIPVLVPLATGAFLVALTLAIHALAVLATVQLFRREKVSGRAGSSTLMDVSIVFRANGLAFIAHLVEICLWAKLYMICGEFRYFGTAIYHSAVNYSTLGYGDIVMSPSWRLLGPIEAANGALMFGVSTAMIFAVIQGLVQIRYRDL; translated from the coding sequence ATGATGCACTACACTAAGACGCGAGTAGCAGGCCGCTTTCCGATGATCGATATCCAAATTCCAGTTCTGGTTCCGCTTGCGACGGGCGCGTTTCTGGTGGCGTTGACGCTTGCGATTCACGCGCTGGCGGTGTTGGCGACCGTGCAGTTGTTTCGTCGGGAGAAGGTATCCGGACGCGCAGGCTCAAGCACCCTCATGGATGTTTCGATCGTCTTCCGGGCGAACGGGTTAGCGTTCATTGCGCACCTGGTCGAGATTTGCTTGTGGGCCAAGTTGTACATGATCTGCGGAGAGTTCCGGTACTTTGGAACGGCCATCTATCATTCGGCGGTGAATTACTCGACGCTCGGTTATGGAGATATCGTGATGAGCCCGTCGTGGAGACTGCTGGGACCCATCGAGGCCGCAAACGGAGCGCTGATGTTTGGGGTTTCGACGGCCATGATTTTTGCCGTCATTCAGGGGCTGGTTCAGATCCGGTATCGGGACCTCTGA
- the nadA gene encoding quinolinate synthase NadA gives MSVFVEEIVSAPAVEQDVCSLDNYLAQPDHTIDGRIAAARAKLGKSTILLGHHYQRDEVIRFADYTGDSYKLSKIAAETEARYLVFCGVHFMAESADVLGRPDDPPGTGQQVILPDLNAGCSMADMAEIGQVEDCWDSLMAAGLSPADILPITYMNSTAAIKAFCGERGGLVCTSSNAGKAFDWAFARAEKILFLPDQHLGRNTAFAMGIPLNEMVVWDPYQINGGLTPARLKAAKIILWKGHCSVHQRFLPEHVEKVRAKYPGIKVAVHPECRWEVCQKADALGSTERLIHLVESAPEGSMFAIGTEIHLVNRLAKEFAAKGKRIITLDDTGCLCTTMYRISPQHLAWALENLVEGRVVNRIQVREDVKRWSRVALDRMLEIRA, from the coding sequence TTGAGCGTATTTGTTGAAGAAATAGTGTCGGCCCCTGCTGTTGAGCAGGACGTTTGTTCTCTGGATAACTACCTGGCGCAGCCTGACCACACCATAGACGGGCGGATTGCGGCGGCGCGCGCGAAGCTCGGCAAGAGCACGATTTTGCTTGGGCACCACTACCAGCGCGATGAGGTGATCCGTTTTGCGGATTACACGGGCGACTCCTACAAGCTTTCGAAAATTGCCGCGGAGACGGAGGCGAGGTATCTCGTTTTTTGCGGCGTGCATTTCATGGCGGAGAGCGCCGATGTGCTGGGGCGTCCTGACGATCCTCCGGGTACAGGTCAGCAGGTGATTCTGCCTGATCTGAATGCCGGCTGTTCGATGGCTGACATGGCGGAGATTGGGCAGGTAGAAGACTGCTGGGACTCGCTGATGGCGGCTGGCTTGTCGCCTGCAGATATTCTGCCGATCACGTATATGAACTCGACGGCGGCGATCAAGGCTTTCTGTGGCGAGCGCGGCGGGTTGGTGTGCACTTCATCGAATGCGGGCAAGGCGTTTGACTGGGCCTTTGCGCGCGCGGAGAAGATTCTGTTTCTGCCGGATCAGCATCTGGGGCGCAATACGGCGTTTGCGATGGGGATTCCGCTGAACGAGATGGTGGTGTGGGATCCATACCAGATCAATGGCGGGCTGACGCCGGCGCGGTTGAAGGCGGCGAAGATCATTTTGTGGAAAGGGCACTGCTCGGTGCACCAGCGCTTTTTGCCGGAGCATGTCGAAAAAGTTCGCGCGAAGTATCCAGGGATAAAGGTGGCTGTGCATCCGGAGTGTCGCTGGGAGGTTTGCCAGAAGGCCGATGCTCTCGGTTCTACAGAACGGCTGATTCATCTGGTCGAGAGCGCGCCTGAGGGATCGATGTTTGCGATTGGCACGGAGATCCATCTGGTGAACCGGCTGGCGAAAGAGTTTGCGGCGAAGGGCAAGCGGATTATCACGCTCGACGATACGGGCTGTTTGTGTACGACGATGTACCGGATCAGTCCGCAGCACCTGGCGTGGGCGCTGGAGAATCTGGTTGAAGGCAGAGTCGTCAATCGGATTCAGGTGCGCGAGGATGTGAAGCGCTGGTCGCGCGTGGCTCTGGATCGCATGCTGGAAATTCGGGCTTAA
- a CDS encoding DUF4386 domain-containing protein, translating into MFLGVIIVAFGSGFILSHVAGSGTFAETAKRIAASERLYRVGLSAVVIVSLGSALLAVALYATLKPVNSLLAQLAMIFSLGDSFLALVVRMCEFVRLHLYLSAQTAGAGTASIQALAELMRTIERVTENIGGIAFGIGSLLFFYLFFKSRYIPRVLSGLGVAASAIWICLYFASLVFPERRGLFQIISFPPMGLADVLTGFYLMLFAVKTGGGGVVLEKSA; encoded by the coding sequence TTGTTCCTCGGGGTGATCATCGTTGCTTTCGGCAGCGGCTTCATCCTCTCCCATGTCGCGGGGAGTGGAACCTTCGCAGAAACGGCAAAGCGAATCGCAGCGTCGGAGCGCTTATATCGAGTGGGGCTCTCGGCTGTGGTGATTGTGAGTCTGGGTAGCGCCCTGCTTGCTGTCGCTCTGTATGCGACGCTGAAGCCGGTCAACAGTCTGCTGGCTCAACTCGCGATGATCTTCAGCCTGGGAGATTCATTTCTGGCCCTGGTGGTGCGGATGTGCGAATTCGTGAGGCTGCATCTTTACCTCTCCGCACAAACCGCGGGAGCCGGGACGGCCAGCATACAAGCGTTGGCGGAGCTGATGCGCACTATTGAGCGTGTCACGGAGAACATCGGCGGGATTGCTTTCGGCATCGGCTCGCTGCTTTTCTTTTACCTGTTTTTCAAATCGAGATATATCCCGAGGGTCCTATCAGGGCTGGGCGTCGCTGCTTCGGCGATCTGGATATGCCTGTATTTTGCCAGCCTGGTATTCCCGGAAAGGCGCGGATTATTTCAAATCATCTCTTTTCCGCCGATGGGTCTGGCTGATGTCCTAACCGGCTTCTATTTGATGCTGTTTGCGGTGAAGACCGGAGGCGGTGGAGTCGTGCTGGAGAAAAGTGCTTGA